In Rhodoferax sediminis, the sequence AGGCTTCAGCCCTTATGGAACAAGCGCAAGCAGCTATCAATTTCGTATTTACCGGCCCTCAGTCAGGTTGACTTCGACCACCTGCTGTGGGCCTGCGACCTCAACTTTGTGCGCGGCGAGGATTCGCTGGTACGCGCCCTGTGGGCCGGCAAGCCCTTCATCTGGCAGATCTACCCGCAGGACGACGCGGTCCACCACGGCAAGCTGGAGGCATTTCTGGATTGGCTGCAGGCACCCGCGTCGCTGCGGCAATTCCACCAGGTCTGGAACGGCGCCAGCGCCGCCGGCCTGCCACCCATCGACGGCGCCGCCTGGGGCCCGATGGCAGTGGCGGCACGTGAGCGGCTGCTGGCGCAGGACGACCTGACCCACCAGTTGCAGCAGTTCGTCCTGAAAAACCGTTAAAATTGAAAGCTCAGTGGAATCGACATGCCGGTTGGGCAGGAAACGCTTCCTGCCACCAGGGCGGCCCCACCTCCTGACACGTTTCTCAAGACCTCCTCTCAAGACCCTATGAAAATCGCTCAAGAAATCCGCGCCGGCAACGTCATCATGCACGGCAAAGACCCGATGGTTGTGCTCAAGACCGAATACAGCCGCGGCGGCCGCAACTCGGCCACCGTACGCATGAAGCTCAAGAGCCTGATCGCCAACTTCAACACCGAAGTCGTGTTCAAGGCCGACGACAAGATCGATCAGGTCATCCTCGACAAGAAGGATTGCACCTACTCGTACTTTGCCGAACCGATGTACGTCTGCATGGATGAAGAATTCAACCAGTACGAAGTCGAAGCCGAGAATATGGGCGACACCCTGAACTACCTGGAAGACGGCATGCCGCTGGAAGTGGTGTTCTACGACGGCAAGGCCATCTCGGTGGAGCTGCCGACCAGCGTCGAGCGCGAGATCACCTGGACTGAGCCCGCCGTCAAGGGCGACACGTCCGGCAAGGTGCTCAAGCCCGCCAAGATCGCCACCGGCTTCGAGATCGGCGTGCCGATTTTCGTGGCCCAGGGCGACCGGGTCGAAATCGATACGCGCACCGGCGAGTACCGCAAGCGCGTCTGAGGCATTGCAGTCCCCGCTGCACGCAAAAGGCTTGCCGCGATGCAAGCCTTTTTTGATTGAACGCTGAATTTGTCGCCGCCGGCCACGCTAACCGCAGCGCAAATTCAGTGTAGGCTATCCTGATGAACAAAGTGACTGCCGAACCGTCCGCTGCCTGCCCGGTGCCAGACAGCAGTCCCGTCGGCCCGGCCCGACTTTCGCTGCGCCGGGTGCTGATCGACACCTACCCCGAAAATGTGGCCTACCTGCACCGCGACTGCGAGATTTATCGAGCCGAAGGCTTCCAGGCGCTCTCGAAGGTGGAAGTCCGGGCCAACGGACACCGCATTCTGGCCACCCTGAACGTGGTGGATGACGAGAACATCGTGTCGTGCGGCGAACTCGGCCTTTCCATGGCCGCTTATGCCCAGATGGAAGTGACGGGCAGCCAGAGCGTCACGGTATCGCAGGCGGAGCCGCCCGAGTCGATCGGCGCACTGCACCGCAAACTCGGCGGGGAACGCCTTGGGCTGGAAGATTTACGCGGCATCATGCGCGACGTCGCGGAGCACCACTACTCCAAAATCGAGTTGACAGCCTTCGTGGTGGCGACCCACCGCGATGACCTGGACCGCGAGGAGGTGCACTTTCTGACAGAGGCCATGATCGAGGCCGGACGCCGGCTGGACTGGCACGAGGCGCTGGTGGTGGACAAGCACTGCATCGGCGGCATCCCCGGCAACCGCACCTCCATGCTGATCGTGCCCATCGTCGCAGCACATGGCATGCTGTGTCCCAAGACTTCCTCGCGCGCCATCACTTCGCCAGCGGGCACCGCCGACACCATGGAGGTGCTGGCCAATGTGGCGTTGCCTGTGGAACAACTCCAGGAGATCGTGCGCAATCACCGCGGATGCATCGCCTGGGGCGGCACAGCCAACCTCTCGCCGGCCGATGAAGTGCTGATCTCCGTGGAGCGGCCCCTGGCGCTTGATGCCCCCGGACAGATGGTGGCCTCCATC encodes:
- a CDS encoding thymidine phosphorylase family protein, encoding MNKVTAEPSAACPVPDSSPVGPARLSLRRVLIDTYPENVAYLHRDCEIYRAEGFQALSKVEVRANGHRILATLNVVDDENIVSCGELGLSMAAYAQMEVTGSQSVTVSQAEPPESIGALHRKLGGERLGLEDLRGIMRDVAEHHYSKIELTAFVVATHRDDLDREEVHFLTEAMIEAGRRLDWHEALVVDKHCIGGIPGNRTSMLIVPIVAAHGMLCPKTSSRAITSPAGTADTMEVLANVALPVEQLQEIVRNHRGCIAWGGTANLSPADEVLISVERPLALDAPGQMVASILSKKIAAGSNYLVLDIPIGPTAKVRSMADAQRLRRLFEYVAKRMSLSLDVVITDGRQPIGFGIGPVLEARDVMRVLENDPRAPVDLRQKGLRLAGRLIECDPDVRGGDGFAIARDILDSGRALAKMNDLIQAQGSKSFDHNNPELGALTFEVRSPEAGVVAGFDNLQLARIARFAGAPKVKNAGVDLLCKLGDAVETGTLLYRVHAGFPADLEFARRACSQSTGYTIGRADEVPHVFVEF
- the efp gene encoding elongation factor P produces the protein MKIAQEIRAGNVIMHGKDPMVVLKTEYSRGGRNSATVRMKLKSLIANFNTEVVFKADDKIDQVILDKKDCTYSYFAEPMYVCMDEEFNQYEVEAENMGDTLNYLEDGMPLEVVFYDGKAISVELPTSVEREITWTEPAVKGDTSGKVLKPAKIATGFEIGVPIFVAQGDRVEIDTRTGEYRKRV